The Malus domestica chromosome 08, GDT2T_hap1 genomic interval CCTCAACAATAAGGCGGATTTAGACAGCCACCTCTTGGGATATTTCAAAGGCAATTCGCACCAAACAACCTcatccacaatctgcccaaccaaGTTCAGGTTCGTTAATGGATAGCGATAAAATTCTTCAAATACTAACTTCATTGATGCAGGGATTACAAAATCAAGCTAAAGAGGTGGGCgaattaaataatcaaatgggGCAAATGGCGGAATTCATGGGAcagtttagagaacaaggcaaacttcctagttcaaccattgtcAATCCAAAATGAGGTTTTGAAAGGGCTAAAgctatcaccctaagaagtggcaaggaggttggaacaaacccacaaatgtCCAAACAAAGCCAAAAGGAGGATGAAAAGCtactggaagaagaagaagagttggACAGAgtcacggcaagggaagaacacCCCTTGTCGCAGCCGCCTAAGATCCCCAAGCCATCCAATTCAGGTAAGTTTGGTTCAAATTTTATTCCTTCTAAAGTTATTCCACCGAATGTTCCTTTCCCTTGCAGATTTAAGCAATCTAAGAAagaaaagagtgaaaaagacattctgGAGACGTTTAGGAAGGTGCAAGTCAATATCCTGCTTcttgatgctataaagcaagttccaaagtacgctaagtttttaaagaagctttgtacaacaaagaagcGGATTctggagaaagaggtggtacatgtaagtgaaaatgtctctgcaGTTTTGCAACAAAAgctgccacctaaatgcaaatatccaggtagtttcactattccttgtgttattggtaatacaaggtttgaacatgctatgctagatttaggtgcttccattaatgtcatgccatattctgtttatgcatctatgaatctaggagagcttaaaaaagATGGTGTCATTATTCAATTGGttgatcgatctaatgcatatctgaaatgagttttggaagatgttttggtgcaggtaggcCATTTGATTATGCATATCGTCcgactggaagacgttaaagcaagcgcttcttgggaggcaacccatgcattcaaataaagaagacctaggaatctCTAACTCCAAAACCATATTTGCGTTCCttaaccctactctttattgcttttacatTGCCATAATTGTcatgtttgttagttgtgttgtttgATTGCTTgcgtgtgagtctatgtttgaaatgaaggaaattttgtgaaaaacatgttcatttgagcaacatttaTGGCAtgtaattaacatttaaaggcggaatcatgcttgtatgcactcaaaaacaaaacattacccatgaaattcaaagcctagtagaagggtgaaccaagactcaactcaaaacaaagtgagttgagaaactttatacctttgaagcacctctttgcttagcaaaggttaatcacccatgtgagggccttctttcctttgtcaccttactccttggctccatggatgtggatggaggaactttgcttcttggctccatgccttcttggatatggatggaagaattggtttctccaaaagtccccaaagttggagacctctaagttccgacaccaaggatggttgaggaagaagataagTGGCCATGGAAgtgttagatgctagtaaactgtcccatggtggccggctattctagagagaaaagagaaagagttttttctcacttttcatccttagaaaaccctaatgaggatgGAGCAAAGATACCGCTTCTATGCTTTCAACTTTTGTATGCATTTTGGACCAAAAGGCCATTCCTCTCTCTATGGCCagttttcccaagcctttgggctgttttgggctttaaggcccaaaactaactcaaggtttaaaacgaacttattcgtttgattaattaacatattaattaattcttgacataaacaattaaaccatttaattgtccttactcatctccgtcaaatccttcaagcattaccttacatggtgtgcgatccattaggttccttttagcgaggcagtgggcgattagaactctttcaaatcgattgtgaattgaaacttactttcaattctccctttagtgattatacacgtttagggcttccacaaaccatgagtgacacctagcagtatgtcatggttacccaagctaattagaagaggtggataacctattcagtttaggattacaatgcagtatgatctttctctaatacaatacttttgaccacattgtttggtttgatagtttattcatgtctactatccgatgtgattcatttacttatatgattaccttgaatgtgatttggaatgacttcctaatctcattcatactctggccagagattcttaatcatatcatagagtattctcccttaaatagtttgaaggttagagatcgcTTGTTGCGctttcacttgcctccatggctcggtggcttaaccctaactatgtcgtggacaccctcggatagagtgactttgacatagtcaaagatcaaggacctaaccacaagacaactatgatgcctatggtcaaatgactactttgcattatcccaaccatgagttctcatgcgatataagtatgagaactcctggttgatcgcgttcagtgaactcattctctatttagcacctacgtacttgtcttggtgtcagtcacaccaatgactcgagaccagtcactctccttaaaagaagacatagcacgtactgatcttaacggactgtcaatgtccaattggcaatcctatgatcaggaacgtttaggatatgtatatgaaagagaatggtctcatgaatctaacttctttatatcgcattctcccaattacatattccttggacttatcgtttaagtgtataacatttatatgagacggcttcaaacaataatctttgccctttaaattaaactatattagtttaacatgtgaaatgtctgtaaagtatcatcatatgattggttttagggcacatttccaacatgaaacattgaggacaatgtttgatttaagtgtgggggggggggggctaaacaaagtgtttttcatgaatgttcgtTGGATTTCACCACCTAGCACTTCTAGAGTTGTTactcactgtttttaagtgtttttattatgttttgaagtgttctaatgtgttttgaaagaaaaatatgaaaatttgaaaaaaaattagaaaaagttttgaaaaacccaaaaagagtcgtttttagagtcgtttttgtgtgtttgtgtcttagggtaccttccaacacaatgatgaggatttggtttttaattgcatgactgttaaagaaaattacaaacatgggtggaagtttgatatgctctttggtaaatacttggttgtagttgtcattaacgaattcacatataatcagaaaagaaaaataatcagtttttgtaacatgcttgaaggaaggaactcaaactaacgctacaaccccaCTTGAGCCTATTCCtggtttggagagttattaatctgtgaattcttgttttctaaagtcgttgcatgatctcattatttctttgcttgattGCTACTTGGAAtgcttttttatcattttagttccaaagAGTAtaactcatgccaatttcattcaaaaagcCTTGGAATGCATAacaataacaagatgaagttatttatttaccaccagagccaaaaagccttattcccttgcatatgttttgtaggttaacccctttgagccttatttagcctattttctttgttagcctacattatcc includes:
- the LOC139198056 gene encoding uncharacterized protein, which encodes MSKQSQKEDEKLLEEEEELDRVTAREEHPLSQPPKIPKPSNSGKFGSNFIPSKVIPPNVPFPCRFKQSKKEKSEKDILETFRKVQVNILLLDAIKQVPKYAKFLKKLCTTKKRILEKEVVHVSENVSAVLQQKLPPKCKYPDLGASINVMPYSVYASMNLGELKKDGVIIQLVDRSNAYLK